GCGAGTTCTGCCAAGCCACAAGTTGACTGGGATGACGCAGCGGCTCGGGCGGATCTTGTCGACTCCAGGGCCAAGGACGCCTATGCCTGCCTTGTGGAGCTTGAAGGTCGTGAGCTTCCCGAAGCAGTCAGCGAGGCAGCCCTCCTTCTTGGAACGGTTGTAGGCCAGGACCTTGAAGAGGACACGAACGGGGTCTTTCGTATCGTCCGAAAGGTGGCCAAGGACAGGGTGATCTCGGTTGTAGATCCCGAGGCCCGTCATGGTCATAAGACATCGTCTCGGAGCTTTGACGGATATAAGGGCCATATTGCACTTGATCCAGAATCAGAGATCATCACTAAAACGGTGGTGACCGCTGGAAACGCCGGGGACGCAAGCGTAGCCGAAGAGCTCATTGAAGATCTGCTCGGAGGGGACGATGCTCGCGATGTAGACCCGGAGAATCCCATATCGGAACCACAGTCAAATTGCGTCTATGGCGATGCCGCCTATGGAACCGGTCAATTCCAGTCCCGACTTGGGGCTGCTCACATCGACTCAAAGTGCAAGACACAGCCACCAAACGCAAAGGAGGGTCTGTTCACAAAGGACAGCTTCCACGTCGATCTCGGAGCCGGGACGGTCCTCTGCCCCGGCAATATAGAGGTCAGGATCCGACACCTCAAAGGTGGTGAGGGAATCGCCAAGTTCGATACCCATTGTGGGACCTGCTCCTTAGCCGAAAAGTGCACCACCTCGAAGATCGGGAGAAAGATCCGTATTGGAGCAAATGAAGCCGCACTCGCTCGGGCACGCAAAGAGCAGGCAGATCCAACATGGAAGGCCGACTACAGAGCAACCAGACCCAAGGTCGAGCGTA
The sequence above is drawn from the Ferrimicrobium sp. genome and encodes:
- a CDS encoding IS1182 family transposase; the protein is MSLGIADSQSNFFDDMSQFCDKTLPKDSIYAFLHDERNRLFPDEAFADLFSGRGRQSVPPSSIATVMVLQRLEECSDREATERYAFDARWRYAAGVGSYDVSAWPVCSHTVLVDFRERLRRSNRPDRVFEISLQAARAAGLVGRKRVLDSTPLYDAVATMDTITLIRSAIRNLLKVADRSLRDSLVRVLTSGDDYASSAKPQVDWDDAAARADLVDSRAKDAYACLVELEGRELPEAVSEAALLLGTVVGQDLEEDTNGVFRIVRKVAKDRVISVVDPEARHGHKTSSRSFDGYKGHIALDPESEIITKTVVTAGNAGDASVAEELIEDLLGGDDARDVDPENPISEPQSNCVYGDAAYGTGQFQSRLGAAHIDSKCKTQPPNAKEGLFTKDSFHVDLGAGTVLCPGNIEVRIRHLKGGEGIAKFDTHCGTCSLAEKCTTSKIGRKIRIGANEAALARARKEQADPTWKADYRATRPKVERKFGHLMRRKHGGRRARVRGLLRVGNDFSLLAGAANLARMAKLQARSNPCGGWEVAM